ACCGGGGTGGTGTTCCTGCCGGTACAGCTGGGCACCGGGTGGGCCATGGCCTGGCACAAGGGCGTTACCTGGGCATCGCTCGCCGAGCCCGGATACGGCCGCACCTTGGCGGCCAAACTCGGGCTGTTCGTGGTGGTGATGCTCGCCGCGGCAGGACACGGCATCGCGCACGCCCGGAACCGCCCCGACCTTGCCCGGGGCCTGGCGGTCGTCTCCCTCGTCGGCTCCCTGGGCGTCGTACTGCTCGCCACCGCCCTGCCCGCGACATGAGCGGCGATCACTCCGTCCATGACGGGCTGCCTGGTCCGTCGAACACGGGAGAGCACGGCGAAGACATGCACCACTGCACCTCTCGGGCGGGCGGAGGGCGGCCGGTGGCCTCGGACGAGAAAGGAAGCACGGTGCCCATTCCCGACCTGGACGCTGCTGCCCTGGAGACGCTGCTCGCGGCGGCCGTGGCAGCTCCGTCCATCCACAACACGCAACCCTGGCGCTTCCGCCTGAACCCCGCCAACCAGCTGCTGGAGGTCCGGGCGGCGCCGGAGCGGTCACTGCCGCTGGCCGACCCCGATGGCCGCGCACAGCATCTGTCCGTGGGGGCCGCCGTGTTCAACATCAGGCTCGCCGCCGTACGCCTTGGCTGGCACCCAGGCGTACGACTGCTGCCCGATCCCGGGGAGCCGGAACTGCTGGCCGCCATCGAGCTCACCCATCCTCCGCGCCCGGAGGACAGCCGACTGGCGGAACCGGACCTGTACGCCGCCATCGCGCGACGCCACACCAGCCGGATGCCGTTCACGGGCCGCCCCGTACCCGATCCGATCGTCGCGGAGCTGGCGGTGGCCGCGCACGCCGAGGGCGCACGGCTGCACATGCCCGACTTCGTCGGAATCCGGAGGCTGCTGCGCCTGACCGCCATGGCCGAGGCGCGCAACCACGCCAGCCCGGCACGCACCGCCGAGACCCGTAGCTGGATCACCCGGCCGGGAACGGACACCCCCTACGGCATCCCCGTCACCGCGCTCGGCCCGACAGACGCCGCCGGGCGGATACCAATGCGGGACTTCACCGGCCCGCTGCCCGCCCTGAACCTGCCCGCCCTACGCTTCGAACGCCACGCCCAGGCAGCCCTGTTGTGGACCTCCCACGACCGACCGGAGGACTGGCTACGCGCGGGCCAGGCGCTGCAGCACGTGCTGCTCACGGCAACCATGCACGGAGTGCGCACCTCGCTCCTGCACCAGGCCATGGAATGGCCGGACCTGCGAGCGGCCAGCAGCCTTCCGCAGCAGCGGTGCCATCCGCAGGTACTGATCCGCTTCGGCTACGGCCCCGACGGCGGCCGGACCCCACGCGCTTCCGTGCAGACCACGCCCCGTTCCGCGGAGGCGACCGATTCGACACGCTCGGCCAGGGACACCAGGCCGACGACCTGAGTCCCCCTGGGCTCTGAAGGCCCTGTCCGGGCCCGGCCGCGGCGAACCGTTATCGGAGCTGCGCCGACCCGGTCATCCCCTGCTGTGTACCAGTCAGTTCCCGGCCGGTGACCATCTCGGACTCGATGCGTACGAAGACCCCGTCGCTCGTGACGACCCACGAGCGTGGCCCGGTCCGTGACAGCCGTTCGTGTTCGGCGGGGTCCGTCACCACTGTGGCGCGGCCGGTGACGACCACGCTCCAGCCGGACCGGGAGGCGGCGTCGAACTCGTCGGCTTCGAAGGCGACCACGACTCCGTCGATCGCGCGCACAAGGTCCGAACTCGCCGAGGTACGCAGCAGCACCGAGGAGTCCGTGTCCAGGGAGAAGTTCAACGGGAGCACGGCGGGCAGCGCCTGCCGGGTGTATACGACACGACCGACCGGCGCTTTGGCCAACAGGCGCAGGCACTCCTGCCGGTCGAGTGTGCGAAAGCCGTCGTTGTGGGACATCAGTCCATGGTGCCTCGGTAGACCGGTGCGGCATTAGGGCCGGACGGCCCTCGATCCTGACCTCCAGA
This genomic interval from Streptomyces sp. NBC_00557 contains the following:
- a CDS encoding Acg family FMN-binding oxidoreductase, whose protein sequence is MPIPDLDAAALETLLAAAVAAPSIHNTQPWRFRLNPANQLLEVRAAPERSLPLADPDGRAQHLSVGAAVFNIRLAAVRLGWHPGVRLLPDPGEPELLAAIELTHPPRPEDSRLAEPDLYAAIARRHTSRMPFTGRPVPDPIVAELAVAAHAEGARLHMPDFVGIRRLLRLTAMAEARNHASPARTAETRSWITRPGTDTPYGIPVTALGPTDAAGRIPMRDFTGPLPALNLPALRFERHAQAALLWTSHDRPEDWLRAGQALQHVLLTATMHGVRTSLLHQAMEWPDLRAASSLPQQRCHPQVLIRFGYGPDGGRTPRASVQTTPRSAEATDSTRSARDTRPTT
- a CDS encoding pyridoxamine 5'-phosphate oxidase family protein, which produces MSHNDGFRTLDRQECLRLLAKAPVGRVVYTRQALPAVLPLNFSLDTDSSVLLRTSASSDLVRAIDGVVVAFEADEFDAASRSGWSVVVTGRATVVTDPAEHERLSRTGPRSWVVTSDGVFVRIESEMVTGRELTGTQQGMTGSAQLR